In Pantoea cypripedii, the DNA window CGAGTCCACCGTTTTGCGCGATATCCACGCCCGGCAGGCGACGCATCACATCGGTGAGGCTTTTTGCCTGCCAGCGATCGATTTCTTCCCGGGTAACCACCGTGGTGGGTGCAAGCACGGAAGAAACCGGCTGAGCAAAACGGTTGGCGGTAACGATTTGCGTATCATCATCCTGCTGGGCATAGCCATATTGCGCCCAGAGAGACACCGCCGTTGCACTGAAGGCAAACAGCGAAGCATGTGTTTTTTTCATTGTTATAGCATCCAAAAGACGAAGCAGGATGCCGCAGGCATACGATCGATAGCACGCGATGACCGTACGAATTGCGACGTCACACCGGCAGGTCTTCGGGCTGAGAATCATTAATGGTGAAGACTTCCCATCCCACAGGACAGTGTCTGCATCAGCAATCACCACGACATTCTTTACCGCTGCGCGTCAGCTCCAGATTCACACTGGATTCCCTTTTAACTCAAGGAGGCCGGCTGCCGCAGTCTACGGATAAGAAGGCCAGAAATCCAGACTTCCAGCCATCTTCTTTCGCGCGGTGCTGGACATCAGCAGGTGAATGCCTACAATCGCCCGGCAAGCAGGCTTATTACCAGGATTAAAGATGACACCCGAACAACTCCCGATTGAACAATACGACGCGCAACTGGCGGAAAAAGTCAGCCGTTTGCAGGCGATGATGACACCATTTGCTGCGCCTGAGGTGGAGGTGTTTCGTTCACCGGTCAGTCACTACCGCATGCGCGCCGAATTCCGCATCTGGCACGATGGTGACGATCTGTACCACATCATCTTTGATCAGCAGACCAAACAACGCATTCGGGTTGATCAATTTCCTGCCGCCAGTGAATTGATCAACCAGCTGATGCCAAAAATGATCGATGCGATCCGTGATAACCGCGTCCTGCGCCATAAATTGTTCCAGATCGATTATCTGTCGACGCTGAGCAACCAAATCGTCATTTCTCTGCTTTATCACCGTAAACTGGAGGAGGAGTGGCAGCAGGCGGCGACGGCGTTACGCGATGCCCTGCGCGCTGAAGGTCTTGATGTCCAGCTGATTGGACGTGCCACCAAAACCAAAATCTGTCTCGATCGTGATTATATTGATGAGCGCCTGCCGGTAGCGGGCAAAGAGTTAATTTATCGTCAGGTAGAGAACAGTTTCACCCAGCCCAATGCGGCGATGAATATTCAGATGCTGGAGTGGGCGCTGGATGTGACACAAAACGCGCGCGGCGATCTGCTGGAGCTGTATTGCGGTAATGGTAACTTTTCGCTGGCGCTGGCGCGGAATTTCCGTCGCGTGTTAGCAACGGAAATCGCTAAACCTTCGGTGGCGGCGGCGCAATACAATATTGCCGCCAATCAGATTGATAATGTGCAGATCATCCGCATGGCGGCAGAAGAGTTCACCCAGGCCATGAACGGCGTGCGCAGTTTTAACCGCCTGGAAGGTATCGACCTGCAAAGTTATCAGTGTGAAACCATTTTCGTTGATCCGCCGCGTAGCGGGCTGGACGCCGAAACCGTCCGGATGGTGCAGGCTTACCCGCGCATCCTTTATATCTCCTGCAATCCGCAGACGCTGTGCGACAATCTCGCCACGCTGGCGGAAACCCATGACGTTGCACGCCTCGCGCTGTTTGATCAATTCCCCTACACCCATCATATGGAGTGTGGCGTGTTACTGACGCGC includes these proteins:
- the trmA gene encoding tRNA (uridine(54)-C5)-methyltransferase TrmA codes for the protein MTPEQLPIEQYDAQLAEKVSRLQAMMTPFAAPEVEVFRSPVSHYRMRAEFRIWHDGDDLYHIIFDQQTKQRIRVDQFPAASELINQLMPKMIDAIRDNRVLRHKLFQIDYLSTLSNQIVISLLYHRKLEEEWQQAATALRDALRAEGLDVQLIGRATKTKICLDRDYIDERLPVAGKELIYRQVENSFTQPNAAMNIQMLEWALDVTQNARGDLLELYCGNGNFSLALARNFRRVLATEIAKPSVAAAQYNIAANQIDNVQIIRMAAEEFTQAMNGVRSFNRLEGIDLQSYQCETIFVDPPRSGLDAETVRMVQAYPRILYISCNPQTLCDNLATLAETHDVARLALFDQFPYTHHMECGVLLTRKA